DNA sequence from the Rhodoligotrophos appendicifer genome:
GGACAGCTTGTCGAGAGGTGTCGGAGCTCTTGCCATCGCAGTCCTCATGGAGGACTGAAACCACTCGGACGCGTAGATCAGAGTATCGACCATCAGAACGGTCTTGTTCTTGTAGTAATGGTTGACCATTCCGGTACTCACCTTTGCCGCCTTCGCGACGTCAGCCAGTGTCGTTTTGTTGAACCCGCGCTTTGCAATCATCTTGCTGGCGGCCTTCCTGATCTGATCCCGCCGGATGGGTTCCATTCCAAGCTTCGGCATGTAGTCCTTCTTCCGCCCCATCCTTGCCGTTGCGCCGGTTTCGATTTTGATGCCCGGTTTTTCGGAAAACACCGCCCGGCTAATTCAGCACGATCTTCACACGAGGATTTCGCAAGCACCCACCCTTGGCCCGGGCCGATTGGACATCGATTTTCTAACAAGAAGCACTGTGGTGTTCGCAAAACGACCACCCTTTGTTACTTGACATAAATCAGAACTCCTGCCTAGCATTTTATACCGTATGATCGATATGCAAAAACTCCGACGTCGGTGAAATGGGGAGTGTGCCATGAGCAGTTTTTCTAGCGGAGTTCGTCTATTTGCCCGGCGTCTTGCCGCTTCTTCCGCAGTCGCAGGTGTTCTTTTTTTTGGCGTTACCACTGCCACTTTTGCCGAAACGGTACTGACCTATGTGAGCTTCGGCGGTGCCCTGCAGAAGGCAGAACAGCAGGCGTGGCTCGAGCCCTTCATGAAAGCCAATCCGGACGTCAAAATCGTCTATGACATCATTGACTATGCCAAGCTAAAAGCCATGGTTGAGTCTGGAAATGTCGTCTGGGATCTGGCCGTGGTAGCAAATGACTTCGGCATGGAATCCGACGCACCAATGCTTGAAAAGATTGATTGCGATCTTGTCCCGTGCGCCGAACTTCAGCCCGACAAGTACATGACGACAGGCTATCGCGCAGGTCATTCAAATTCTGGCCTCGCGATCGGGTACAACACGGACAAGGTCCCTGCCGACAAGGCGCCGAAGAATTGGGCTGATTTCTTCGATACCGAGAAGGTGCCAGGCAAGCGTGTGCTGATGAACGACGCCAGCTCTTATGTCTTCGAGCAGGCTCTTCTTGGTGATGGTGTCGCGCCAAAGGATCTGTATCCCTTAGATCTTGATCGCGCAGTGAAGAAGCTTGAGGCTCTCGGTGATGACCTGGTCGTTGCACCCAGTTATCAGGGTTGCGCTGAGTTGGTGGCATCTGGAGAAGCCGTCATGGGCGGCTGCTGGACCGGTCGCTTTACGGATCTCATGAAGAATGCCAAAGCACCCATCGCAGTCGAATGGAACCAAGGAATTGTCTCTCCTGGTTACTTGGTGATCCCAAAGGGTACCAAGAACAAGGATCTCGCAATGAAGCTCGCCGCTTTTATCACGGCGGCAGACAATAATGGGACACTTTCGAACTTCATTGATTATGGTCCCATAAACATCAAGTCGCTCGACAAGGTCGACCCAGAGAAAAAACCTTTTCTACAATCAAGTTACACTGAGGAGTCCGTATTCTTGGACGATGCCTGGTATGATAAAAATCGCGCCGAAGTGAACAGACGCTGGACTGAATGGCTGGCCGGTGTGAACTGAGACTTCTTCAGCCTCTCCCGATATCGGGAGAGGACCTCTCGGCACACGAAGGGGCGCGCGATCCGTGAGCTACCCGGCAATCAATGCGGTGACCAGAGAGCGTGGCTCATATTGGAAGCTTCGCCTGTCGTCCGGTTGGCTCATTTTGCCGGCGATGATGTTCGTGGTGGCCTTCTTCATCATCCCGCTGCTGGTGATGGTGGAACGCAGCCTCTTCGACCCGTCGCCGGAAAACTACTCCAGGTTTTTTGAATCCTCTGTCTACCCGCGTGCCATGTTCTTCACGCTATGGATGGCGGCCCTGGTGACGGCCTTATGCCTCGCGCTCGGCTTCCCTTACGCATATCTCACTTACCGTCTTGCCGGGACCTGGCAGTGGGTTCTCATCGTCCTCGTTCTTCTGCCATTCTGGTCAAGCCTTCTGGTGCGGACCTATGCGTGGACCATTTTGTTGAGAGATTCGGGCCTGATCAACTGGGCGCTGATCGGCACCGGACTCATCGATCGTCCGGTGAAATTGATGGGCAACACATTGGGGATCGTCGTCGGGATGACCCACGTCCTGCTTCCCTTCATGGTGCTTCCGATCATCGCGGCTATGCGGCGCTTTGATGAAAATCTTTTCCTAGCGGCATCCGGCCTTGGAGCACCACCATTGACGGCATTCTGGCGCATATTCTTTCCTCTCTGCCTGCCGGGTGTTCTTGCGGGATGCCTTTTGGTGTTCGTCTTGGCGGTTGGATTTTACATCACCCCTGCCATCTTGGGCGGCCGCACGGCCTTTTTCAGTCTTCTCATCGTGATGCAGGTCAACAAGCTTCTCGATTTTGGGTTTGGGAGCGCCCTCGGTGTGATCCTGTTGCTGGTGGTACTAGCGGCTGTGGCGCTGGGAAGCCGACTGGTCCGTCTGGAAACTCTGTTCGACCAGGGGCAGAAATAGGCCGATGTCAACAGCACCCAAATGGTGGCTCTACGTCCTTGGCGCCTTTGTCGGAATTTTCCTCATCGCCCCATCGATCATTATCGTTGTCATGTCGTTCTCCGCTGGCAAGCTGCTCTCTTTCCCGCCGCCGGGTTTCGGACTCGAATGGTACGCCTATTTCTTCAGCTCTGAACAATGGCTCGGCTCGGCCCTGAATAGCCTGCAGATCGGCGCAGTGTCGGCATTGATCGCCTCCGTGCTGGGGACTCTTGCTGCCTATGCTTTGGTTCGCGGCCGGGTTTGGGGAGGCAGTGCCATCAAGGCGATCATCATTAGCCCAATGATCGCACCCCTGGTGGTCACCGCCATCGGCATGTATTTCGCCTATCAGAGCTATGGACTGAGCTCCTACTCCGGCTTGGTTGCAGCCCACACCGTGATGGGCCTGCCCTTTGTTGTAATCACCGTCGCGGCTTCTCTGCACGGCGTTGACCCAGACTTGGAGCGCGCGGCGCAGAACCTCGGCGCGACCCCTCTTCGCGGTTTCATCAGAATAACTCTGCCGCTGATCATGCCGGGTGTCATGGTCGGCGCCCTGTTCGCCTTCATCACATCCTGGGACGAAGTCGTCATTGCACTCTTTCTCACCACCCCGGCCTTGCGCACGCTGCCTGTTACCATGTGGCAGCAGGCGAATTTCACCATGGACCCCACGATTGCCGCAGCCGCAAGTCTGCTGACCGCAGTGACGCTGATCCTGCTTCTGGCGGTGCTGACGGGCCGTCGGCTCAGTGTCATGGCAAGCGATCGAGCGGCTTCATGAATACGACCGGCAAACTCTCAATCAGGGGGCTCAACAAGCACTTTGGATCGCTGCAGATCCTGCGCGATGTCTCCCTTGAGGCAAATGCTGGGGAATTCATTACTCTGCTCGGACCCTCCGGCTCCGGGAAGACCACGACGCTTCGTATCGTCGCTGGCTTTATGGCGGCGTCGAGCGGTGAGGTCGTCCTGGATGATGCTGATCTGACTGACGTCCCCCCGCACAAGCGCGACATCGGGATGGTGTTTCAGAATTATGCCTTGTTCCCTCACTTGTCCGTGGAGCGGAACATCGCCTTCCCTCTCGAGATGCGAGGCCTGTCGAAGGCGGTGATCCGGCAGAAGTTGGAATCGGCGCTCGAACTCGTGCATCTCTCCGGTTTCGGTAAGCGCAAGCCGCAGCAGCTTTCGGGCGGTCAGCAGCAGCGGGTCGCCTTGGCGCGAGCGCTGGTCTTCGAACCGAAACTTCTGCTGATGGACGAGCCTCTCGGCGCGCTCGATCGGCAACTACGTGAATCTATGCAGATCGAGATCATGAAGATCTGCCGCGATGTCGGCCATACGGCCCTGTACGTGACACACGACCAGGAAGAAGCATTGGCGATGAGCGATCGGATCGCCGTCTTCAACGCTGGTCGCATCGAGCAGATCGGCACGCCCGAAGAGGTCTACAAGAAGCCCGCAAGTCTCTTCGTTGCTACCTTCATCGGTGAGTCCACCACCTTTGAAGGCGTGTTGCAATCCGGGTCGCTGGTCTGCGGTGGAATGACTTTGCCGGTCGGCGACCGAGCGGTTCGGCGTGTCGGCCTCCGGGATGGCGACGCCGCCGCCATCGTCTTGCGACCCGACATGCTTCGGCTGAGGCCGGTCGGCGCTACGGTCTCAGACGGCACCATGGCCACAGTGCGAGGGCGCGTCGAAAGCCATGTCTATCTGGGGACGACGCGCAAATATGTGGTGGCGTTAAGGGGTGGGCAGACGGCCCTGATCCGGACTCCCGCCGATGATGCGGACGCGCTTTCCATCGTTCTCGGCGAAGAGGTTGGCGTCTCCTGGGACGTGAACCGGGCGGTGGTTGTGCCGCTGAGGGCGAACGCCAGCGAGACCATGACCGGGGCTACCATCGCGTCCGATCCAACTCAGGTGTCGGTTCCCGGCCCTTTGAAGGCAAGCATGTAAAGTTTAATCTATGGAGAATTTCATGGCGCATCCCAACAAGGGCAAGATAATGACCGTGCTCGGCCCCGTGGAGCCTGACGCGATCGGCATCACCCAGATGCACGAGCATATGATCATTGATTTTCTGGCCGTGGGCCTGGATGCCCAGGGGAGTCATGCTGCCGCCGTGGCGGGCGCCGACAGTGTCGGTATCGATTGGTTCGAGCCGATCTCGCTGTCGAATTATTATGCCGTCCGCCGCAATCCCTTCCTATTGAAGGAGGCTATGCAGCTTTTGGATGTGGATTTGGTAACGGCGGCTCTGCAGGACTATCGTAAAGCCGGCGGCAGTTGTGTGGTCGAGGTAACCCCGATCGGTGTCGGCAGAAATCCTGGCATGCTCAGGAAGATGTCCGAAGCAACCGGATTGCATGTGGTGATGGGAACGGGCTTTTACGTCCGCGATTTCCAACCGCCGGAATTTGCGACCATGGATGAGGAGGCGATCGCTGACGTCATCCTCAAGGACATTGAAGAGGGGGCTGGCTCACCCGCAGTCCGTCCCGGTATCGTCGGCGAGATCGGCATGGCCTGGCCCATGCATCCCCAGGAGATCAAGGCATTGCGGGCGGCCGCCAAGGCACAGCAGCGCACCGGACTGGGGTTGAGCATACATCCTGGACGCGACGTGCAGGCACCGCTGGAGGCGATCCGGATTGTCGAGGAGGCAGGCGGAGATCCTACGCGGACGATCATCTGCCATCTGGACAGGACGATTTTCGAGACGAAGGACTTTCTCAGCCTTGCCAAGACCGGCTGCTATTGCGAGCAGGATTTGTTCGGTTGGGAGACACGCCATTATCCGTTGTCAGACATCGACATGCCCAATGACGCAATTCGGGTCGACAACATCATGGCGCTGGCCGATGCAGGGCACTTGGACCAGGTGCTGGTCTCGCACGACGTCGATTCCAAGCTGCGGCTGAAGCCATATGGGGGCGAGGGTTACCAGCACATCATAGAGAACGTGATCCCGGTCATGCGTCGGAAAGGTCTGTCCCAGGCTGATATCGACCGTATCATGATCGAGAATCCCCGCCGCGTGTTGACCATCAGTTGAGGAGACAGCCAATGGACGTTGCGCGTCATAATCCGCCGACAATGATGAAGCCGTTTGGAAGCTATTGCCAGTCTGCACGGCGCGGCAATATCGTCGCGACCGCTGGCGTGGCTGCCATCGACAAGAACGGGCAGATCGTCGGGATCGGGGACATCGAGGCCCAGACGACAGCGACTCTGAACAATCTCAAGCTTGCCCTTGAAGCGGCCGGGGCCAGCATTTCGGATGTGCTGAAGGTGACGTGCTTCATCACTGATTTTGAGCATTACAAAGGGTTCAACAAGGCCTTCGACGCCTATTTTGCCGATCACCCGCCGGCGCGCGCCACGGTGAGAGCGGATCTGGTACTGAAGGAACTTCTGATTGAGATCGATGCCATTGCCGTCGTCGCCTGAGATCGATCTCAACCGTCCGCTACCGATCTCGATTCTCACGGGATTCCTCGGCAGCGGCAAGACGACGGTGTTGCGTCATCTGCTTCGCCAGCCGGAGATGGCGCGCACCGCTGTGGTGATCAATGAGTTTGGTGAGGTCGGTCTCGACCAACACCTGATCGGCAGGACGATCGACGATCAGACCGTCCTGCTCGATAGCGGATGCTTGTGCTGTACGATCAAGGATGACCTCATCCGCACCTTGCGGCAGTTGCATGTGCGAAGAGCGGCGGGCGAGGTCCCCCCATTCGATCGCATGGTCGTGGAGACGACCGGACTAGCCGATCCCGCCTCGATCATTCACAGTCTGCTCACAGATCAATTACTGGCCGACTGCTACCGTCTTGACGGCGTACTCGCCACCGTCGACGCTGCCATGGGCGCCGCCACGCTCGAGGCTCACGAGGAGGCCGTCAAACAGGTCGCGATGGCGGACCGCCTATTGTTGACAAAGACCGATCTCACCTCGGATCTCTCTGATGGCAGCCTTCGTCACCGCATGAAGGCGCTCAACCCGGCCGCCACGATCCTGGAGGCAATTGACGGTGTCGTCGCGCCCAGCGATTTGTTTAACGCGGGTTATTACGACCCAGAGACGAAGAGCACTGATGTTCGGCGCTGGCTCGCAATCGAATCATACAGTGACCATACCGATGGCTCCAGGGATCATGACCATTTGGCTCACCATGCCGCTCATCAAGCGGACATCCGGTCCTTCTGTCTGACCTTCGACGCTCCCTTCGAAAGTGACGCCTTCGTCAAGACCATTCGTTCAATAATCTCTCGGCACGGCAAGGACTTGCTTCGCATAAAGGGCATTCTCTCCCTCTCCGGTCAGTCTCAGCCCGTCGTCCTTCACGCTGTTCAGCATCTATTGCACCCCCCGGTCTTGCTGGATGCATGGCCTGATCAAGATCACTCATCGCGGATCGTCTTCATCACCAAAGGTGTCGAACGTGAAACAATCGAGGAAGCATTTCGCAGCCACCCATTGGTCGCGATCCCAGTGATCAAGACTTCTTGACCTAGCCACCAAGACACCATAATTTAAACCGATTGGTCGATATTTAAAAAAGCGAGAGCATCGGTGCCGGATCATCGCCTGTCGTCTGAGGCTGCCACTCTCCTGGCTGATCTTCGCCGCTACGCCGCTGAACCTTTGGACGCGACACGCACCACGCCGCCGGCCGCGTATAACAGCCAGGAAATTTATGACCTCGAGATGCGGCAGATCTTCGGCAAGGGATGGGTTTGCCCCGGATTTGCCGCCGATATCCCTAACACAGGTGATTACATCACCTATTCAATTGTCGATCAGCCGGTATTTGTCATCCGTGACAGGGACGGCGCTATCCGAACATTCTCGAATGTCTGTCTCCATCGGATGATGATACTGCTGGAAGGCAGCGGTAGCACACGCAAGATCATGTGCCCCTACCATGCCTGGACCTATGATCTCGACGGCGCCCTTATCGGCGCAGGCCATATGCAGAAGACCACCGGCTTCGACCGCAAGGAATATTGCCTGCCCGAAATTCGCACCGAAATTTGGAATGGCTGGATCTACATCACGCTGAACCCCGATGCGCCTAGCATTTCGGAGGAACTTGCCCCCCTGGATCCCTTACTGGCCCGCTATGGGATGGCAAGCTACGTGCCGGTGATCCATCAGGATCAGGTCTGGCAGACTAATTGGAAGCTGCTGACGGAAAACTTCATGGAGGGCTATCACGGACCCGTTGCTCACAAGGCCACGGTCGGTGCCGGAATTAAGCTGGAGGAAACCCGGTTCCCTGAGGAACGACGAACCGCATTCACTTATTCAACCTTCACCAAGCCCGAAGGAGCGCCCTACGGCACTGCCCATCCCGACAACAGGCGGCTGGAGGGTCTTTGGCGCAGAACCGCTCTTATGCCCACGATTTTTCCCTCGCATATGTTCTCGTGCTCGCCGGATTATCTCTGGCATCTCTCATTGAGACCGAAGGGTCCCGGCGAGGTCCAGGTCCGCGTCGGCGTTGCGTTGGCACCAGAGAATTATGCAGCCATCAACGACCTCGATGCTCATCTGGCGCCCCTGATCCAGTTCTTCGATCAAGTCAATGCCGAGGACAGAATTGTCGTCGAAGGCATCTACAAGGGCTCTCTTGCGCCACTGGCCTCCAGTGGCCCTCTCAGCTGGCTGGAGCGGGAGATTCATGACTTCATGGGTTACCTTGCCAAGGCTCTTGAGCCAGAGCTGGAACAGGGGTCACCAAAAAGTTGATTTCGTGAGGGACCACTGCTGCCAGTCTGCAGAGCGCCTGCCAACTGATCCTCGGCTACATGCTCGACGATCCCGAAAGAGCAAGTGCAGCGGAGTTGGGTTTTGCTCTGATGCGCTGGGCACTGCGCAAGGCATCGCGCTCCTTTCCGGTTGAATTGATGGACAACCTGAAATTTTATGAACTATCCTTAAACCGCAACTGCGGCTTTAGGTTTGCCCCCATTGAACAGCAC
Encoded proteins:
- a CDS encoding extracellular solute-binding protein — its product is MSSFSSGVRLFARRLAASSAVAGVLFFGVTTATFAETVLTYVSFGGALQKAEQQAWLEPFMKANPDVKIVYDIIDYAKLKAMVESGNVVWDLAVVANDFGMESDAPMLEKIDCDLVPCAELQPDKYMTTGYRAGHSNSGLAIGYNTDKVPADKAPKNWADFFDTEKVPGKRVLMNDASSYVFEQALLGDGVAPKDLYPLDLDRAVKKLEALGDDLVVAPSYQGCAELVASGEAVMGGCWTGRFTDLMKNAKAPIAVEWNQGIVSPGYLVIPKGTKNKDLAMKLAAFITAADNNGTLSNFIDYGPINIKSLDKVDPEKKPFLQSSYTEESVFLDDAWYDKNRAEVNRRWTEWLAGVN
- a CDS encoding ABC transporter permease, with the translated sequence MSYPAINAVTRERGSYWKLRLSSGWLILPAMMFVVAFFIIPLLVMVERSLFDPSPENYSRFFESSVYPRAMFFTLWMAALVTALCLALGFPYAYLTYRLAGTWQWVLIVLVLLPFWSSLLVRTYAWTILLRDSGLINWALIGTGLIDRPVKLMGNTLGIVVGMTHVLLPFMVLPIIAAMRRFDENLFLAASGLGAPPLTAFWRIFFPLCLPGVLAGCLLVFVLAVGFYITPAILGGRTAFFSLLIVMQVNKLLDFGFGSALGVILLLVVLAAVALGSRLVRLETLFDQGQK
- a CDS encoding ABC transporter permease, encoding MSTAPKWWLYVLGAFVGIFLIAPSIIIVVMSFSAGKLLSFPPPGFGLEWYAYFFSSEQWLGSALNSLQIGAVSALIASVLGTLAAYALVRGRVWGGSAIKAIIISPMIAPLVVTAIGMYFAYQSYGLSSYSGLVAAHTVMGLPFVVITVAASLHGVDPDLERAAQNLGATPLRGFIRITLPLIMPGVMVGALFAFITSWDEVVIALFLTTPALRTLPVTMWQQANFTMDPTIAAAASLLTAVTLILLLAVLTGRRLSVMASDRAAS
- a CDS encoding ABC transporter ATP-binding protein, with translation MNTTGKLSIRGLNKHFGSLQILRDVSLEANAGEFITLLGPSGSGKTTTLRIVAGFMAASSGEVVLDDADLTDVPPHKRDIGMVFQNYALFPHLSVERNIAFPLEMRGLSKAVIRQKLESALELVHLSGFGKRKPQQLSGGQQQRVALARALVFEPKLLLMDEPLGALDRQLRESMQIEIMKICRDVGHTALYVTHDQEEALAMSDRIAVFNAGRIEQIGTPEEVYKKPASLFVATFIGESTTFEGVLQSGSLVCGGMTLPVGDRAVRRVGLRDGDAAAIVLRPDMLRLRPVGATVSDGTMATVRGRVESHVYLGTTRKYVVALRGGQTALIRTPADDADALSIVLGEEVGVSWDVNRAVVVPLRANASETMTGATIASDPTQVSVPGPLKASM
- a CDS encoding phosphotriesterase family protein, whose translation is MAHPNKGKIMTVLGPVEPDAIGITQMHEHMIIDFLAVGLDAQGSHAAAVAGADSVGIDWFEPISLSNYYAVRRNPFLLKEAMQLLDVDLVTAALQDYRKAGGSCVVEVTPIGVGRNPGMLRKMSEATGLHVVMGTGFYVRDFQPPEFATMDEEAIADVILKDIEEGAGSPAVRPGIVGEIGMAWPMHPQEIKALRAAAKAQQRTGLGLSIHPGRDVQAPLEAIRIVEEAGGDPTRTIICHLDRTIFETKDFLSLAKTGCYCEQDLFGWETRHYPLSDIDMPNDAIRVDNIMALADAGHLDQVLVSHDVDSKLRLKPYGGEGYQHIIENVIPVMRRKGLSQADIDRIMIENPRRVLTIS
- a CDS encoding RidA family protein, which translates into the protein MDVARHNPPTMMKPFGSYCQSARRGNIVATAGVAAIDKNGQIVGIGDIEAQTTATLNNLKLALEAAGASISDVLKVTCFITDFEHYKGFNKAFDAYFADHPPARATVRADLVLKELLIEIDAIAVVA
- a CDS encoding CobW family GTP-binding protein; its protein translation is MPLPSSPEIDLNRPLPISILTGFLGSGKTTVLRHLLRQPEMARTAVVINEFGEVGLDQHLIGRTIDDQTVLLDSGCLCCTIKDDLIRTLRQLHVRRAAGEVPPFDRMVVETTGLADPASIIHSLLTDQLLADCYRLDGVLATVDAAMGAATLEAHEEAVKQVAMADRLLLTKTDLTSDLSDGSLRHRMKALNPAATILEAIDGVVAPSDLFNAGYYDPETKSTDVRRWLAIESYSDHTDGSRDHDHLAHHAAHQADIRSFCLTFDAPFESDAFVKTIRSIISRHGKDLLRIKGILSLSGQSQPVVLHAVQHLLHPPVLLDAWPDQDHSSRIVFITKGVERETIEEAFRSHPLVAIPVIKTS
- a CDS encoding aromatic ring-hydroxylating oxygenase subunit alpha, whose amino-acid sequence is MPDHRLSSEAATLLADLRRYAAEPLDATRTTPPAAYNSQEIYDLEMRQIFGKGWVCPGFAADIPNTGDYITYSIVDQPVFVIRDRDGAIRTFSNVCLHRMMILLEGSGSTRKIMCPYHAWTYDLDGALIGAGHMQKTTGFDRKEYCLPEIRTEIWNGWIYITLNPDAPSISEELAPLDPLLARYGMASYVPVIHQDQVWQTNWKLLTENFMEGYHGPVAHKATVGAGIKLEETRFPEERRTAFTYSTFTKPEGAPYGTAHPDNRRLEGLWRRTALMPTIFPSHMFSCSPDYLWHLSLRPKGPGEVQVRVGVALAPENYAAINDLDAHLAPLIQFFDQVNAEDRIVVEGIYKGSLAPLASSGPLSWLEREIHDFMGYLAKALEPELEQGSPKS